A window of the Streptomyces sp. NBC_01351 genome harbors these coding sequences:
- a CDS encoding HTTM domain-containing protein, with protein MDRVRAGLARGLGQVTGRALGPYQSAVVRIGFAGTWLFFLLREFPNRAELYGPDGPWSWELAERLTVSNGAFSVLMWSDSAVWFEIVYAVAVLASVGLLLGWRTRAMSVVFMVGVLSLQNRSVFMGDGGDNVIHLMAIYLVLTRCAQVWSLDARRARTRGSTTAGAAGPVLWGVLGAVYAYGAATGRFSAGWLAAFAAVWVMCGLWWLVERHEPEGEGRAVLDVLANLLHNAGMLVIMAEVCLIYATAGWYKIQGSRWQDGTALYYPLGLDYFTPWPGLSGMLAGSGTVVMLLTYGTVAVQVAFPFTLFNRRIKNVLLGVMVLEHAGIAVLLGLPFFSLAMIAADAVFLPTGFLVWVGVRVAAARFGWRRRAVPEPALAPAELAPSPAGR; from the coding sequence GTGGACCGTGTGAGAGCCGGTCTGGCGAGGGGGCTGGGACAGGTCACGGGGCGGGCGCTGGGCCCGTACCAGAGCGCCGTGGTGCGCATCGGTTTCGCCGGTACGTGGCTCTTCTTCCTGCTGCGGGAGTTCCCGAACCGCGCCGAGCTGTACGGGCCCGACGGGCCGTGGAGCTGGGAGCTCGCCGAGCGGCTGACGGTCTCCAACGGGGCCTTCAGCGTGCTGATGTGGTCCGACTCGGCGGTGTGGTTCGAGATCGTCTACGCGGTCGCCGTGCTGGCGAGCGTCGGGCTGCTGCTGGGCTGGCGGACCAGGGCCATGTCGGTGGTGTTCATGGTCGGGGTGCTGTCCCTGCAGAACCGCAGCGTCTTCATGGGCGACGGCGGGGACAACGTCATCCACCTGATGGCGATCTACCTGGTGCTGACGCGGTGCGCGCAGGTGTGGTCGCTGGACGCGCGCAGGGCCCGTACGCGCGGCTCGACGACGGCCGGGGCGGCCGGGCCGGTGCTGTGGGGCGTGCTGGGGGCGGTGTACGCGTACGGGGCGGCGACCGGGCGGTTCAGCGCGGGCTGGCTGGCGGCGTTCGCGGCGGTGTGGGTGATGTGCGGGCTGTGGTGGCTGGTGGAGCGCCACGAGCCGGAGGGGGAGGGGCGGGCCGTCCTGGACGTCCTGGCCAACCTGCTGCACAACGCGGGAATGCTGGTGATCATGGCGGAGGTCTGCCTGATCTACGCGACGGCGGGCTGGTACAAGATCCAGGGCTCGCGGTGGCAGGACGGGACGGCCCTGTACTACCCGCTGGGGCTGGACTACTTCACACCGTGGCCGGGGCTGTCGGGGATGCTGGCGGGCAGCGGGACGGTGGTGATGCTGCTGACGTACGGGACGGTGGCGGTGCAGGTCGCCTTTCCGTTCACGCTGTTCAACCGGCGGATCAAGAACGTGCTGCTCGGGGTGATGGTGCTGGAGCACGCGGGGATCGCGGTGCTGCTGGGGTTGCCGTTTTTCTCTTTGGCGATGATCGCCGCCGATGCGGTGTTTCTGCCGACGGGGTTTTTGGTGTGGGTGGGGGTGCGGGTGGCCGCGGCGCGGTTCGGGTGGCGGCGGCGGGCCGTGCCGGAGCCGGCCCTTGCTCCTGCGGAGCTGGCCCCGAGCCCGGCCGGCCGCTGA
- a CDS encoding TrmH family RNA methyltransferase: MSEQQSPEEIVREWQGAVGGGDLVVLDGFHALKHALRFGADVRMVVADAPDDVRGLARELAPDVEGEVARLVRPAQLKELLGRVHPTGVAALAVRPDRAQGIARLGRMPRKAPVVVLDNPRNLGNVGAVVRLAAGFGATGVVTRGDLDPWHPNVVRAGAGLHYATTVERLELDELPPGPLYALDPEGEDIRALTLPDDALLVFGSERHGISPELRARADHLVSLPMRPQVSSYNLATSVAMALFHWGGPNEMG; the protein is encoded by the coding sequence ATGAGTGAGCAGCAGAGCCCCGAGGAGATCGTGCGGGAGTGGCAGGGGGCCGTCGGGGGCGGGGATCTCGTGGTGCTCGACGGGTTTCATGCCCTGAAGCACGCCCTGCGCTTCGGGGCCGACGTGCGGATGGTCGTCGCCGATGCGCCCGATGACGTACGGGGGCTCGCCCGTGAGCTGGCTCCGGACGTCGAGGGGGAGGTGGCCCGGCTGGTACGGCCGGCGCAGCTCAAGGAGCTGCTGGGGCGCGTGCACCCCACCGGGGTCGCCGCGCTCGCCGTGCGGCCCGATCGGGCGCAGGGGATCGCGCGGCTGGGCCGGATGCCGCGGAAGGCGCCGGTCGTCGTGCTCGACAACCCCCGCAACCTCGGCAACGTCGGCGCCGTCGTGCGGCTCGCCGCCGGCTTCGGTGCCACCGGGGTCGTGACCCGGGGCGACCTCGACCCCTGGCACCCGAACGTGGTCCGGGCCGGGGCCGGGCTGCACTACGCGACCACGGTGGAGCGGCTGGAACTGGACGAGCTGCCGCCCGGGCCGCTGTACGCGCTCGACCCGGAGGGTGAGGACATCCGTGCCCTCACCCTCCCCGACGACGCTCTGCTCGTCTTCGGCTCGGAACGCCACGGGATCTCGCCCGAGCTGCGCGCCCGGGCCGACCACCTGGTGTCCCTGCCGATGCGGCCGCAGGTCTCCAGCTACAACCTGGCGACGAGCGTCGCGATGGCGCTGTTCCACTGGGGTGGGCCGAACGAGATGGGTTAG
- the paaN gene encoding phenylacetic acid degradation protein PaaN, with translation MAADPTVPQLSALAEKHRPTLDQALSAIRSRAYWSPHPEHPKAYGETAPADGLAAFKALAGTRFELDQPGTDGWTGGEVSPYGPELGVEYPHADMDVLLPAMKSGMGAWRDAGPEARALVCVEILSRISARTHEFAHAVMHTSGQAFMMAFQAGGPHAQDRGLEAVAYAYEEQTRVPGQADWSKPQGKKDPLELGKTFTAVPRGIALMIGCNTFPTWNSYPGLFASLATGNPVLVKPHPRAVLPLALTVQVAREVLAENGFDPNLVALAVERPGEGIAKTLAVRPEIKLIDYTGSTEFGDWLEANARQAQVYTEKAGVNTVLIDSTSDYKGMLSNLAFSLSLYSGQMCTTPQNLLIPRDGIDTDAGRKTYDEVVADLAASVGGLLGDDARANALLGALVNPDVKTRLEAAASLGEVALPSREVVNPEFPDAVVRTPVMVKLDASKPDPEAPYLSECFGPVSFAVAVDSTADALDLLRRTVREKGAMTVGAYTTSPDTERAIEEVCLEESAQLSLNLTGGVYVNQTAAFSDFHGSGGNPAANAALCDGAFVSNRFRVVEVRRQA, from the coding sequence ATGGCCGCCGATCCCACCGTCCCCCAGCTGTCCGCGCTCGCCGAAAAGCACCGGCCCACCCTGGACCAGGCCCTGTCGGCGATCCGCAGCCGCGCCTACTGGTCCCCGCACCCCGAGCACCCCAAGGCGTACGGCGAGACCGCCCCCGCCGACGGGCTCGCCGCCTTCAAGGCCCTGGCTGGCACCCGGTTCGAGCTGGACCAGCCCGGCACCGACGGATGGACCGGCGGCGAGGTGTCCCCGTACGGCCCGGAGCTCGGCGTGGAGTACCCGCACGCGGACATGGACGTACTGCTGCCCGCAATGAAGTCCGGCATGGGCGCCTGGCGCGACGCGGGCCCCGAGGCCCGCGCCCTGGTCTGCGTCGAGATCCTGTCGCGGATCTCCGCCCGCACGCACGAGTTCGCGCACGCGGTCATGCACACCAGCGGCCAGGCCTTCATGATGGCGTTCCAGGCGGGCGGCCCCCACGCGCAGGACCGCGGCCTGGAAGCGGTGGCCTACGCGTACGAGGAGCAGACCCGGGTCCCGGGACAGGCCGACTGGTCGAAGCCGCAGGGCAAGAAGGACCCGCTGGAGCTCGGCAAGACCTTCACCGCGGTCCCGCGCGGCATCGCGCTCATGATCGGCTGCAACACCTTCCCCACCTGGAACAGCTACCCGGGCCTGTTCGCCTCCCTGGCCACGGGCAACCCGGTCCTGGTCAAGCCGCACCCGCGAGCCGTCCTCCCGCTGGCGCTCACGGTGCAGGTGGCCCGTGAGGTCCTCGCCGAGAACGGCTTCGACCCGAACCTGGTGGCCCTCGCCGTCGAGCGCCCGGGCGAAGGCATCGCCAAGACCCTCGCGGTCCGCCCCGAGATCAAGCTGATCGACTACACCGGCTCGACGGAGTTCGGGGACTGGCTGGAGGCCAACGCCCGCCAGGCGCAGGTCTACACCGAGAAGGCCGGCGTCAACACCGTCCTCATCGACTCGACCTCCGACTACAAGGGCATGCTGTCCAACCTGGCCTTCTCGCTGTCCCTCTACAGCGGCCAGATGTGCACTACCCCGCAGAACCTGCTGATCCCGCGCGACGGCATCGACACCGACGCCGGCCGCAAGACGTACGACGAGGTCGTCGCCGACCTCGCGGCCTCCGTCGGCGGCCTGCTCGGCGACGACGCCCGGGCCAACGCGCTGCTCGGCGCCCTGGTCAACCCGGACGTCAAGACCCGCCTGGAGGCCGCGGCCTCCCTCGGCGAGGTCGCGCTGCCCTCCCGCGAGGTCGTGAACCCCGAGTTCCCGGACGCGGTGGTCCGCACGCCGGTCATGGTCAAGCTGGACGCGTCCAAGCCGGACCCGGAGGCGCCCTACCTCTCGGAGTGCTTCGGCCCGGTCTCCTTCGCGGTGGCCGTGGACTCCACCGCCGACGCCCTGGACCTCCTGCGTCGCACGGTCCGCGAGAAGGGCGCCATGACGGTCGGCGCGTACACCACCTCCCCGGACACCGAGCGGGCCATCGAGGAGGTCTGCCTGGAGGAATCCGCGCAGCTCTCCCTGAACCTGACCGGCGGGGTCTACGTCAACCAGACCGCGGCCTTCTCGGACTTCCACGGCTCCGGCGGCAACCCGGCGGCCAACGCGGCACTGTGCGACGGCGCGTTCGTCTCGAACCGCTTCCGCGTGGTGGAAGTCCGCCGCCAGGCCTAA
- a CDS encoding 3-hydroxyacyl-CoA dehydrogenase, with product MTAIERSRTVAVIGAGTMGQGIAQVALLAGHRVLIYDIDASLAADGVSFVQDRVERMAAKGRLDRAEAEDAIGRIDSAGVLAELADAALVVEAVVENVGVKSALFKALEEVVSPDALLATNTSSLSVTELAAGLAHPGRFLGLHFFNPAPLLPLVEVVSGFATDPAAADRAYRTVLGWGKTPVRCADTPGFIVNRIARPFYAEAFAVFEEQGADPATIDAVLRESGGFKMGPFQLTDLIGQDVNEAVTRSVWESFFRSPKFTPSLAQRRLVQSGRLGRKSGHGWYPYGPDAKVPGPHTAGPEDAPEKVTVVGDLGPAAELTDLLEEAGISVKATEHGGPYIQLPGEGQLVLADGKTSVEFADVVYFDLALDYRSATRIALSASADTSERTLAEAIGLFQRLGKQVSVIGDVPGMIVARTVAMLIDLTADAVARGVASAEDIDTAMRLGVNYPVGPAEWHDRLGRDWAYDLLHHLDERCPGGRYAPSLALFKLGYEAGDDDAMVDETADEDAGDTE from the coding sequence ATGACAGCAATCGAGCGGTCCCGCACAGTGGCGGTCATCGGCGCGGGAACCATGGGGCAGGGCATCGCGCAGGTCGCCCTCCTCGCAGGTCACCGCGTGCTGATCTACGACATCGACGCCTCCCTCGCCGCCGACGGCGTTTCCTTCGTACAGGACCGCGTCGAGCGGATGGCCGCCAAGGGCCGCCTCGATCGAGCCGAGGCCGAGGACGCGATCGGCCGAATCGATTCGGCCGGTGTCCTCGCGGAGCTGGCCGACGCCGCCCTCGTCGTCGAGGCCGTCGTCGAGAACGTCGGCGTCAAGAGCGCGCTCTTCAAAGCGCTCGAAGAGGTGGTTTCGCCGGACGCGCTGCTGGCCACCAACACCTCCTCCCTCTCCGTCACCGAGCTCGCCGCCGGTCTCGCGCACCCCGGCCGCTTCCTCGGCCTGCACTTCTTCAACCCGGCCCCGCTGCTCCCGCTCGTCGAGGTGGTCAGCGGTTTCGCGACCGACCCGGCCGCCGCCGACCGCGCGTACCGCACCGTCCTCGGCTGGGGGAAGACCCCGGTCCGCTGCGCCGACACCCCGGGCTTCATCGTCAACCGGATCGCCCGCCCCTTCTACGCCGAGGCCTTCGCGGTCTTCGAGGAACAGGGCGCCGACCCGGCCACCATCGACGCCGTGCTCCGCGAGAGCGGCGGCTTCAAGATGGGCCCGTTCCAGCTGACCGACCTGATCGGCCAGGACGTCAACGAGGCCGTCACCCGCTCGGTGTGGGAGTCCTTCTTCCGCAGCCCCAAGTTCACCCCGTCCCTCGCGCAGCGCCGACTGGTCCAGTCGGGCCGCCTCGGCCGCAAGTCGGGGCACGGCTGGTACCCGTACGGCCCGGACGCGAAGGTGCCCGGCCCGCACACGGCCGGCCCCGAGGACGCCCCGGAGAAGGTCACCGTCGTCGGCGACCTGGGGCCCGCGGCGGAGCTGACCGACCTCCTGGAGGAGGCCGGGATCTCGGTCAAGGCCACCGAGCACGGAGGCCCGTACATCCAGCTGCCCGGCGAGGGCCAGCTGGTCCTCGCGGACGGCAAGACCTCCGTGGAGTTCGCGGACGTCGTCTACTTCGACCTCGCGCTCGACTACCGCTCGGCCACCCGGATCGCGCTCTCCGCCAGCGCGGACACCAGCGAGCGGACCCTCGCCGAGGCGATCGGGCTGTTCCAGCGGCTCGGCAAGCAGGTCTCCGTCATCGGCGACGTCCCCGGCATGATCGTCGCCCGGACCGTCGCGATGCTGATCGACCTGACGGCCGACGCCGTCGCGCGCGGGGTCGCCTCCGCCGAGGACATCGACACGGCGATGAGGCTCGGGGTCAACTACCCGGTGGGCCCGGCCGAATGGCACGACCGGCTCGGCCGGGACTGGGCGTACGACCTGCTGCACCACCTCGACGAGCGCTGTCCCGGCGGCCGGTACGCGCCCTCGCTCGCGTTGTTCAAGCTGGGCTACGAGGCGGGCGACGACGACGCCATGGTGGACGAGACGGCTGACGAGGACGCGGGGGATACGGAATGA
- a CDS encoding TetR/AcrR family transcriptional regulator, which translates to MTTAKRDTYTPETLLSVAVQVFNERGYDGTSMEHLSKAAGISKSSIYHHVTGKEELLRRAVSRALDGLFAVLEEPGAIRGRAVERVEHVTRRTVEVLVSELPYVTLLLRVRGNTRTERWALERRREFDHQVADLLKAAAAEGDLRADVDIRLATRLLFGMVNSLVEWYRPHPGTSHSQLADAVVHMAFDGLRTAR; encoded by the coding sequence ATGACGACGGCCAAGCGGGACACCTACACGCCCGAGACGCTGCTGTCCGTGGCCGTCCAGGTCTTCAACGAGCGCGGCTACGACGGCACGTCGATGGAGCACCTGTCCAAGGCCGCCGGCATCTCGAAGTCCTCGATCTACCACCACGTCACGGGCAAGGAGGAGCTGCTGCGCCGCGCCGTCAGCCGCGCCCTCGACGGCCTCTTCGCGGTCCTGGAGGAGCCGGGGGCGATACGGGGCCGGGCGGTCGAGCGCGTCGAGCACGTCACGCGCCGCACGGTCGAGGTCCTGGTCTCGGAGCTGCCGTACGTGACGCTGCTGCTGCGCGTGCGCGGCAACACCCGCACCGAGCGGTGGGCGCTGGAGCGCCGCCGCGAGTTCGACCACCAGGTGGCTGACCTGCTCAAGGCCGCCGCGGCCGAGGGCGACCTGCGGGCGGACGTGGACATCCGGCTCGCCACCCGCCTGCTCTTCGGCATGGTGAATTCCCTGGTCGAGTGGTACCGCCCGCACCCGGGCACGAGCCACTCCCAGCTCGCCGACGCGGTGGTCCACATGGCCTTCGACGGGCTGCGCACGGCCCGGTAA
- a CDS encoding Lrp/AsnC family transcriptional regulator, translating into MPDEQMAGAGSGPVPPGGAPVAPPAPPAASAAPRSLDPIDRSIIRLLQADGRTSIRSVAEQVHVSRANAYARINRLIDDGVIRGFTARVNHERAGQGASAYITLKIVQNSWRTVREKLRELPGAAHIALVSGDFDVLLLVHTPDNRTLRELVLTRLQSIPEVLSTRTLLVFEETDLLDPAPGQTGTPAISED; encoded by the coding sequence ATGCCGGATGAACAAATGGCCGGAGCGGGTTCGGGACCGGTCCCACCGGGAGGCGCCCCAGTGGCCCCACCGGCACCACCCGCCGCGTCCGCCGCACCCCGGTCGCTGGACCCGATCGACCGGTCGATCATCAGACTGCTCCAGGCGGACGGCCGGACGTCGATACGGTCCGTGGCGGAGCAGGTGCACGTCTCGCGCGCGAACGCCTACGCCCGGATCAACCGGCTCATCGACGACGGGGTCATCCGGGGGTTCACGGCCCGCGTGAACCACGAAAGGGCAGGCCAGGGGGCCTCCGCGTACATCACCCTGAAGATCGTCCAGAACTCCTGGCGCACGGTCCGCGAGAAGCTCCGCGAGCTCCCGGGCGCCGCGCACATCGCCCTGGTCAGCGGAGATTTCGACGTCCTGCTGCTGGTCCACACCCCGGACAACCGCACCCTGCGCGAGCTGGTCCTGACCCGCCTCCAGTCCATCCCGGAGGTCCTCTCCACCCGCACGCTGCTGGTCTTCGAGGAAACGGACCTCCTGGACCCCGCCCCGGGCCAGACGGGCACGCCGGCGATCTCGGAGGACTAG
- the pdhA gene encoding pyruvate dehydrogenase (acetyl-transferring) E1 component subunit alpha, producing MTVQELPGAGASHRSTPPAWRPRTDAAPLLPDAEPYRVLGTEAADRLDPALMRRCYAELVRGRRYNAQATALTKQGRLAVYPSTVGQEACEIAAALVLEEQDWLFPSYRDTLAAVARGLDPVQALTLLRGDWHTGYDPREHRIAPLSTPLATQLPHAVGLAHAARLRGDDVVALAMVGDGGTSEGDFHEALNFAAVWQAPVVFLVQNNGFAISVPLAKQSAAPTLAHKAVGYGMPGRLVDGNDIAAMHEVLAEAVRRARSGGGPTLIEAVTYRMEAHTNADDATRYRGDAEVEAWKAHDPVELLERELTARGILDEAGVQQARDDAEAMAAALREGMNADPVLNPMDLFENVYAEQTGVLREQAAMLRAELEAEDQE from the coding sequence ATGACGGTCCAAGAGCTGCCCGGTGCCGGTGCGTCCCACCGTTCCACCCCGCCCGCCTGGAGGCCCCGTACGGACGCCGCTCCACTGCTGCCCGACGCCGAGCCCTACCGGGTCCTCGGAACCGAGGCGGCCGACCGGCTCGACCCCGCGCTGATGCGCCGCTGCTACGCCGAACTGGTGCGCGGCCGTCGCTACAACGCCCAGGCCACCGCGCTGACGAAGCAGGGCAGACTCGCCGTGTATCCGTCCACGGTCGGGCAGGAGGCGTGCGAGATCGCGGCGGCGCTCGTGCTGGAGGAGCAGGACTGGCTCTTCCCCAGCTACCGCGACACCCTGGCGGCCGTGGCGCGCGGCCTGGACCCCGTACAGGCACTGACCCTGCTGCGCGGCGACTGGCACACCGGCTACGACCCCCGCGAGCACCGGATAGCCCCGCTGTCCACCCCGCTCGCCACCCAGCTGCCGCACGCCGTGGGCCTGGCCCACGCCGCCCGGCTGCGCGGGGACGACGTCGTCGCCCTGGCCATGGTCGGCGACGGCGGCACCAGCGAGGGCGACTTCCACGAGGCGCTGAACTTCGCCGCCGTCTGGCAGGCCCCGGTGGTCTTCCTCGTGCAGAACAACGGCTTCGCGATATCCGTCCCGCTCGCCAAGCAGAGCGCCGCCCCGACACTGGCCCACAAGGCCGTCGGATACGGCATGCCCGGCCGGCTGGTCGACGGCAACGACATCGCGGCGATGCACGAGGTACTGGCAGAGGCCGTGCGGCGGGCCCGGTCCGGCGGCGGTCCGACCCTGATCGAGGCCGTCACGTACCGGATGGAGGCCCACACGAACGCCGACGACGCGACCCGCTACCGGGGCGACGCCGAGGTCGAGGCCTGGAAGGCGCACGACCCGGTCGAGCTGCTGGAGCGCGAGCTGACCGCGCGCGGGATCCTCGACGAGGCGGGCGTGCAGCAGGCGCGCGACGACGCCGAGGCGATGGCCGCGGCCCTGCGCGAGGGCATGAACGCGGACCCCGTGCTGAACCCGATGGACCTGTTCGAAAACGTCTACGCGGAGCAGACCGGCGTGCTGCGCGAGCAGGCGGCCATGCTGCGAGCCGAGCTGGAAGCCGAGGACCAGGAGTGA
- a CDS encoding alpha-ketoacid dehydrogenase subunit beta translates to MAQALTRAMRDAMAEDPTVHVMGEDVGTLGGVFRITDGLAKEFGEDRCTDTPLAEAGILGAAVGMAMYGLRPVVEMQFDAFAYPAFEQLISHVAKMRNRTRGAMPLPITIRVPYGGGIGGVEHHCDSSEAYYVATPGLHVVTPATVEDAYGLLRASIASDDPVVFLEPKRLYWSKADWSPQAPAAVPGIGKALVRRAGTSATLITYGPSLPVCLEAAEAAREEGWDLEVVDLRSLVPFDEETVVESVRRTGRAVVVHEANGFGGPGAEIAARVTERCFHHLEAPVLRVTGFDIPYPPPMLEKHHLPGVDRILDTVARLQWEN, encoded by the coding sequence ATGGCGCAGGCCCTGACCCGGGCCATGCGCGACGCGATGGCCGAGGACCCGACGGTCCACGTCATGGGCGAGGACGTCGGCACGCTCGGCGGGGTCTTCCGGATCACCGACGGGCTCGCGAAGGAGTTCGGCGAGGACCGCTGCACGGACACCCCGCTCGCCGAGGCCGGGATCCTGGGCGCGGCGGTCGGCATGGCCATGTACGGGCTGCGTCCGGTCGTGGAGATGCAGTTCGACGCGTTCGCGTACCCGGCCTTCGAGCAGCTGATCTCGCACGTCGCGAAGATGCGCAACCGCACGCGCGGCGCGATGCCGCTGCCCATCACCATCCGCGTGCCGTACGGCGGCGGGATCGGCGGCGTGGAGCACCACTGCGACTCCTCCGAGGCGTACTACGTGGCCACGCCCGGCCTGCACGTGGTGACCCCGGCGACCGTCGAGGACGCGTACGGGCTGCTGCGCGCGTCGATCGCGAGCGACGACCCGGTGGTCTTCCTGGAGCCGAAGCGGCTGTACTGGTCGAAGGCCGACTGGTCGCCGCAGGCCCCTGCGGCCGTTCCGGGCATCGGGAAGGCCCTGGTGCGGCGGGCGGGCACGAGTGCCACGCTGATCACGTACGGGCCTTCGCTGCCGGTGTGCCTGGAGGCGGCCGAGGCGGCGCGCGAGGAGGGCTGGGACCTGGAGGTCGTGGACCTGCGCTCGCTGGTGCCGTTCGACGAGGAGACGGTCGTGGAGTCCGTACGCCGTACCGGGCGCGCGGTCGTGGTCCACGAGGCCAACGGCTTCGGCGGACCGGGCGCGGAGATCGCCGCCCGCGTCACGGAGCGGTGCTTCCACCACCTGGAGGCGCCGGTGCTGCGGGTGACGGGCTTCGACATCCCGTACCCGCCGCCGATGCTGGAGAAGCACCACCTGCCCGGTGTGGACCGGATCCTGGACACCGTGGCCCGCCTGCAGTGGGAGAACTGA
- a CDS encoding dihydrolipoamide acetyltransferase family protein: protein MPQVMEFKLPDLGEGLTEAEIVRWLVAVGDVVAIDQPVVEVETAKAMVEVPCPYGGVVTARFGEEGTELPVGAPLITVAVGVSEAGSAGAVTDDAAGAAAAAESGNVPRPLIGYGTDHSRPARRRRVRPVTAAVSAPVAPAVPVVPVAPVVPVVPVAPVAAAGPVPVISPLVRKLARDGGVDLRGLSGSGPDGLIMRADVEAALAALREPQPVAAVPVAAPVASAAQGDRVPLKGVRGAVAEKLSRSRREIPDATCWVDADATELMAARAAMNAVGGPKISVLALLARICTAALAKYPELNSTVDLAANEIVRLPSVNLGFAAQTERGLMVPVVRDAHTMSPEALSGEFARLTELARGGKLSPADLTGGTFTLNNYGVFGVDGSTPIINHPEAAMLGVGRIMAKPWVHGGELAVRQVVQLSLTFDHRVCDGGTAGGFLRYVADCVESPAVLLRSL, encoded by the coding sequence ATGCCGCAGGTAATGGAGTTCAAGCTTCCCGACCTCGGGGAGGGCCTGACCGAGGCCGAGATCGTCCGCTGGCTGGTGGCGGTGGGTGACGTCGTCGCCATCGACCAGCCGGTGGTCGAGGTCGAGACGGCCAAGGCGATGGTGGAGGTTCCGTGCCCCTACGGGGGTGTCGTCACCGCCCGCTTCGGGGAGGAGGGCACGGAACTCCCCGTCGGGGCGCCGCTGATCACCGTGGCGGTGGGTGTTTCGGAGGCCGGGTCGGCCGGTGCGGTGACCGATGACGCCGCCGGCGCCGCTGCTGCTGCCGAGTCGGGGAACGTGCCCCGGCCCCTGATCGGTTACGGCACGGACCACTCGCGCCCGGCGCGTCGGCGACGGGTGCGACCCGTCACCGCAGCGGTTTCGGCGCCGGTGGCACCGGCGGTGCCGGTCGTTCCGGTGGCGCCCGTTGTTCCGGTGGTTCCCGTCGCTCCTGTTGCCGCGGCCGGGCCCGTGCCGGTGATTTCGCCGCTGGTGCGGAAACTGGCGCGGGACGGCGGGGTCGACCTGCGCGGGCTGTCGGGATCGGGGCCGGACGGGCTGATCATGCGGGCGGACGTCGAAGCGGCGCTGGCCGCGCTGCGGGAGCCGCAGCCGGTGGCAGCCGTTCCGGTTGCCGCGCCGGTGGCTTCGGCCGCTCAGGGTGACCGCGTGCCGCTCAAGGGCGTGCGCGGGGCCGTCGCGGAGAAGCTGTCGCGCAGCCGGCGGGAGATCCCGGACGCCACCTGCTGGGTCGACGCGGACGCCACCGAGCTGATGGCCGCGCGGGCCGCGATGAACGCGGTGGGCGGGCCCAAGATCTCGGTGCTGGCGCTGCTGGCCCGGATCTGCACGGCCGCGCTCGCGAAGTACCCGGAGCTCAACTCCACGGTGGATCTGGCGGCGAACGAGATCGTCCGGCTGCCCTCGGTGAACCTGGGCTTCGCCGCCCAGACGGAGCGGGGCCTGATGGTCCCGGTCGTGCGGGACGCGCACACGATGAGCCCTGAGGCGTTGTCGGGGGAGTTCGCCCGGCTGACGGAGCTGGCGCGGGGCGGGAAGCTGTCCCCGGCCGACCTCACGGGTGGGACGTTCACCCTGAACAACTACGGGGTGTTCGGGGTCGACGGCTCGACGCCGATCATCAACCACCCGGAGGCGGCCATGCTCGGGGTGGGGCGGATCATGGCGAAGCCGTGGGTGCACGGGGGTGAGTTGGCGGTGCGGCAGGTCGTGCAGCTGTCGCTGACCTTCGACCACCGGGTGTGCGACGGGGGTACGGCGGGTGGGTTCCTCCGCTACGTCGCGGATTGCGTCGAGTCGCCGGCGGTGCTGCTGCGCAGCCTGTAG